The genome window GTGTTACATCTCAACCGTTCCACGGTTCACTTGAGTTGAGGGGCCTAAGCGAAACTGATTTGTGTTCTGCTCataagttaaataatttatgcttctttttaaaaggttttatcattttctttaaagTGACACACTCTGCCAATTAACATTTTGGTCAAGGTACTGATAAGATATTAATCAGTATTAGGGTATAATtctcatttttgtaaaaaaaaatcctaagttaaaaaaaataaaataaaaaggttttcaATAAGACGGATGTCTTATAAGAAAACAGCCAGAAAATGTCAAGGAAAAAAGGAAGTAtttctttaatcttttttcATGATACTCCAGgcctaatttaaaaacagaaagcagatagcagttgagttacagtagctataataaaaagaaaacatgggCATATATGGGCAaactatttaaaagttttttttttcaactattATTAACCACTTCAACtaatttttacttctactttgTCTTTACAGTAACTTAATAGAAGCGAACATTATGAAGTTATAGCATAGAGAGATGATAGtgatttcatttcattacaGTGGTGGACATAAACACCACCAAATTATTATATTGTGTTCTTATAGTAATCAGCTTAATTGACAGGTTTCTTTGAGTGAGTTGTCTTAATTCAAACATTAGCAACTCAAAACAGGTAGGCCCACGAATAATTTGAACTCATAGGTTTAAATAGCAGAAAACGTAGGATTGAACATTTCTCTagatctaataaataaataaataaataaataaataatgattataataattcaataatCTTCAAGGAAATGCCCCTAATTTTTTGCTATTTATTATACAGATAAAGTTATGCttacataatattttataaccCTGATTTAACTTAAATtgcttaaaaatgaataaataaattgcctTTAAATTCTGCACTAAGTTGTGCGTATCGATTGTTAAAGTGACTCTTCTCATGTCCTGAGTTAAAGGTAATTTCCTAACACACAGCATTTTGGCTGGTAACTTGTGAGACAATGCCTGCAGAAGATACTTTTCCAGTCTTACCGGCTAAGTAAATAGCAGGGTTAACCTGGGCTTTGACCACTTTTAAGAGGCAGAAACCTTTTCTAGAGATGACAAGCAGTGTTTCTAAATGGCAGTAAATTATAAGATGCATAAAAGTATGCGGCCTAACCAGAACAGGCAGTCTGGGCTGAACCGGGAGGAATGAACCTGAATCACTGCATTCTGTTCCTTTAACAAATCTGCCAATGGATGATACTGTTAACCTCAAGAGAAAGATTTATGTAAATTCAAGGAAGGAAaatacagaagaagaagaaaaaagaaacatttaatcTAATATGTAAACTAATAAAGACTACTCAAATTGCAATTCATTTTTAGGTATACCATGTTTAAACTTTACCAACACTTCAACACCTTAATCTCTTTGGTATTAATGCATTTAATCCACCTATTCATAAATTTCACACATTGTTTAcacaagtgtaaaaaaaaaattcaactttttGGGCAGATGTTTActaaaagtacagtattttactttttaaactgCCCAGTAACAGAACgcattttattcaaattattatttaactgtCAAGTTGATTTTGTTTACAGACCTTTATTTAAAAccgtggataaaaaaaaaaattaattgatgtgACCAATCAAACAAGCTAATAACTAAAAGCTTCATATTAAATATACGGTGGAATTGTGATTTCAACCACTGGAACAAACTTTACAAATTGCTGACCCCTGGCTATGCTTCTTGGATCCCTGGATCCAGTCTAAAATCCATGGCTCTGAAGGACAGCTTTGTGTTGGCGAGAATGCCCAGACTGTCCGGAGCGTAGCAGAGTGTCTGAGCCTGAGCAATCTGCCTGCATGGCTCTGACTGCACCATGCTGTCATTTCATCTGTTCATGTGAGAAACACCAACAAACTGAGACAAGAATCTTTGGGACTCTAGTGGAGGGCTGCCATAGGAAGCAAGTCAATAGGAACGAACAGATAAAATCTACAGTAACGCCCTTTTTAACGTATGGCCTACCAGGCACGAAAGTTTTGGTCACATCCATCattgttcagatttttttatttaatgcgtCTATAACGGCTTTTCTCTTGAATGTTCTGATAAACtctacagaagaaaaaaagtgtttagcTCGCTGTTTTCTCCACTCGTGACCATAGCTCAATTTGAAAATGTAGCAAGCGGTATGAAGGCTTTAAGCTCCTCCTACGTGGCACAATCACATCCTGTCATATATCCTTAAAATTATATAGCTTGCTTTGCATCAATATGATATACATGTCAATTTCCCTTAGAgctatttaaacattaaaaacaaaagtagaaataccatttttttaaccattttatcTCCTAATAATATTCAGAAgcaaaacataattataaaaaaaatcctgtttctAGATGACCTGCATTCATGAAACATTCACCTCTCTAATGACAAGGATACAACAGTGATTTCAAAAAATGTTTGTATCATTGGAATGTTATACAGTAGTATTAGATCAGTGCATGGTATTTTCTTTATCTAACAAGAATGGAATGGAATTCCAGCAACTTTTTAGGTATGGAGAGCATCTTCTCAGTTAAATAAATAGTGCAATGTAATCACATTGCATGACCATTttgctgtgtgtattttattaagCATGCAAATGCATGCACATTTAATTTGACACTGCAGCAAGTgacttaatttttacatttttggatAAACATCTATTATTTGAAACAAGTACTAATATGCACATTATCAATAATCTGGCAACAGGTTGACTCTGATCATATCTTTAAAAAAGATCCAATTCACCTGGAGGCTTTTGTTAGTTTTCCTAAAACGATGGtgacatttttaataattttccaCAGCAAATGTCCCTGACACAGACACGAGTCTTTCAGATGACAAGTGCATCAATGTggtatgtgtctgtctgttttgcTACAAATTATTACAATTGATTGCTTTATCAAAGTAAAACAATATCATACATCAAACAAGGAGAGATACAACATAACCAGTCTCCTTTAGAAAGATAAGCAGTTACATTGTAAAtctgagctctctctctctctcagtaaataaacatcaatccaaaaacaagtaaataaataaataaataaatgaaagtctGAAAAGTGTAAAAGTGACAGTAATGTGCCGGTGGAAAAGGTTAGAGAAACACTAGAGACGCCCCTTACCCGAGAACGCAGTGGTTTCAGTCTGAGGGAACTGTCTTCCCAAACAGCTCGCCTTGTCCTTCCTTTCCTTGGCAGTCCtaaataagagtaaaaactcttttCTTATCCTCAGAAGTAACTTTAAAGGAAAACAATCAATAACTCTGTATAAAAAGGATAACATTTCGCTCGTTGTTGCTAAAGCAAATCTAACACCGAGAGGCGATCTGAGGTTGAGCAACGGGCTACAAacacagaattttaaattagtaTAAAGTTTAAAGTTTCCCGCTGTCATAAACTCCATGGCTTTTAGGCAtgcaacacacaccaacacactctctctccctctacaTAGCATATCCATTCGCAAATCTCTTCACCATCCCACCCTATGCGGGGAGCTCCGtggaaaaatgcaaaatatgaCAAAGATCTGAAGACTTCGCGAGAGCGGCACGAAAACTCCAGCAAAACCGCTGGGAGACAAAGGGAACGCGCTGCTCCGCCAATACTCACCTTTAACTGGGGGAAAACGCGTCTAGATGTGCCGCAAAAAGACGAAATATCATTAATTAAACACCTATTTCTTGCCTGAGCCGCTTATTGTTTTCAGTAATATTTCTCCTGGTTTGACAGTAAAGGTGGAATGCAAGGTATGGGTTTGGTATGAAATTCACGCACTTCACTAGTGGAGAAAAAATGAAGGAGGGGGGGAAAAGTTGAAGAAGGGGCGGAGTCCGTGCTGGGCGTCAATCATCAACTTTAAGGGCGGGCACTTCCCACAAACCACGCCCCTGACATTGAGAAAACGCGGCAGACGCTTTACTgtacttttaataataacaacaacaacaataataaacaaaaaatattatttaatttcagggctacagtattttttttttatcaaatccaAAGTCACACTGAGTACATTTTGCTTATAACACAGTTTACTCCCTCAACTAGCTGAATAAACTGAGGTAAAATGTAGCCTGCACAACCTACAATAAAGACAGAGTACAGAGCATGTGTTTAATAGCACAgagctttacatttaaatagtaACAATCCTGCACACAGAGCTGATGTGAGCGCTGGATGAGTTTGTACAGAAGCTCTGTGAATGAAAGTAGCGGTGTGAGCAGCTCCCAAACCCTTAGAAGGACAAATTTGTCCAGGAATTCACTGAGAATTTGTCAGCATTCCAGAGTAATGACTAAGCACTGAAAGTTCCTCACGGTTTGCCACTTTGTCTCAAGAGAGCTAAGCAGTTAAACTTAATGATGTAATGCTTTGGAAGAAAgcctaaaataaatatatattcttaacttctttctctttttttccctcacagTTCTCCCCCTCACCCTTACAGAAAACTATAGCTCCGTCTGTTGGCTGAGCTTTAAACCTGCACCCCTGAAATTCACCTTAAGCAGTAGACTTTtgtgtaggaaaaaaaagtcatgactatcattcatttatattaatatattttttatattatatatcagaATATATACtgttcctacagacagacaaTTTTGGGTGCACCACATTTTCAAACAGTTAAAATCACCTCCATGCAGAAGGGATTAGTTTAGGAGAGGAGTGATTCAGTGATTTAGTGACTCCTGAGGGTGCCTTTTTTGGCCCACTgatattacatttacaaatattgcatgcatggaaataaaaaagtaaacagcattttaaacataaaaaagtgtcattttaaattaaaacataaatccaaaaaatacattttatcaaCCAAATTCAATGTAGCTCATAAGAAAAACTCTTATTTCAGTTATTCTGTTTTATTGACTCATAAGATCTCTGTAAACATATACACTTGTTCCCCATATTAAAGACTAAAAGcaaattatgcattttaaaatatagtgTCTTAAATATCCTTTAATACtgtatctttaatatttttaatatttttttttaaataaaaataaggactGAGGAACAATATTAAGAAATTAAGAATGAAAGAggatccaaagacatgcagattagactaattggtgttttccAAATTGGCTGTTgtatgtgaatgaatgtgtgaatgtgtgtgcttgtgtgccctagGCTCCAGGCCGGCCTGACCGTGTACAGGATATGCAGTataaagaatgagtgagagtaagtgaaaaaatttttaaagaaagacaACATGGAGGGTAgggattaaatattttatggaaACATTGTTCTTTCATTTTCTCCTATCCCTTCCTGAATTATGAAGGAATATGATGTCTCATATCCATAAACACAAATGatgatataataaaacattaaaaaggcAATAAAAGCATACACCTACatattatacatacacacatatgcccacacacacgtatacacgtACACAGGAAAAGTTCCAACGTATATAGATATAATGACATTGATTAAAAGATGTGCAAAATAGAAAAACAACGAAAACAAATACTGAGAATGCATAGAATATCAAAATTGACAGTTTAACAAGACTCAAGCAATCATATTCCACTTTCATGACTTGAAAAGGCAAACAAAATATAGtactattatttattcttactttttctaatatgatactttaaaaatatgtatggTTAAAATAACTATAGCATACAGTTTCCTGATGCGTTCAAAAATTCATGTCATAGTTCTTCTCTCTTGACACATTCCTACTCTGACAAATATCCAATTTaggtaaaatacagtacatgacttGTTATATTTTTTGATGTCTTAATATGTGGTTCAAATTTAAGGAACAAAAACCCTGCACTTGTTTTCTTGACAAATCTCCATGTCTTAAAAGCGGCATTCAGAATGTGTGCTACCCGAGATTTTTATTGATGTTACTATTTGAGCATAGCAGGTGAGAACTGGAGACATTTAATGAGTTTTTTCAGGGACATACAGAAGTCGAGTAATAAAACGTGCACTTCTGTAGTTTGAAGCTGTCACTCACAGGCAATTTTGCCATCAAAGCTGGAGAGAGCAATAGCAAATGCCTGTACTGCACACAGAGGATAGTTGTAGTCCAGGGTGAAGGCATCATCTGCAACTCTCCCAAACTGCATCACTATGTAGTCCTCTACAATCACATGACATACACTTActgttacatttaattatattacGTTCATTGTCAGCATACAGCTAACTCATGACATAAAAAAGTGATTATGACTATTTCAAAAGTTTTAGTTCATAAaggtttacaaaaaataatgcatttttatgtaaCATTGGTATATAAAACATAGTTGCAATTTGCAACATTTTCATCCAAGAGGTAATGTTATCATGTCATTgcacacacaaattaaaataagttATTAGTTTTGCTTACGGTCTTTGTTGTGTACAATCTGGAAATTTTTCACAGAGGCTTGTGTTACTCTGCCATTAAAGTTGAGCACATGAGACGAGGTCTCCTCATTCCACACAGGTGTCTTATTGCGAAGCTCTATCAGATTGTCCATGTTCCTGTTTTGGTGTCGAgtcagaaggccatcattgtcCTGCAAAGCATGAGATTATTTAGAAGTTCAGGTCAACGTAAATATGGtatgattaaatattttatttatttatttatttattgttatttttaggaAATCTAAAATATTAGTTGACTAAATCAGTGTGCATGGTAAAATTCAGTATTACAATTTACATTCATTGTCAGTTTAAATTATATGATATTGAGCATTTTGCTTTTAGTGATATTGTAAATGGTACAGACAACAGAGGGGCAgtgaaaaacaaagtaaaacagCCATATGATACATTTATCTacctatttacttatttatttatttactgcttACACTGCGCGGCCGTATGGGCACTCGTTCTCCATCTTTGTCCATGCCAGGGATAATGACAGTCATACGCCTTGGACCCTTCATTCCCAGAACATTGGTTTCCTGCAAGGCAGTCAGGAGAAAATTCGCATCTAATAAAAACACCTTATCCgcaaattaatataatatctaCTCAAAGTTGATAAAGTCTCTAATAGTAGCATATGATCTTACATAAATAATGGCTGCTAGCTCCTGCCTTGCATTCGACATATCAGGAAGTGCACGGTCAGGGTGAAGTGCATTATCAAATACTGTGAATTTAGTGCCCATCAAATTGGACCTGAAATGACAAAGATTGAACTAAAATTATTAGCAAATAATCTAAACTGCAATCACTGAGAAAGCACCTGTAACTTACCTTAATTTTCCTATGTAGTTTTCACCCCCCCTGGAGAGATCAGTGGGGTCAACTGAAATCAAGTAGTTGGATGTTGTGCTCTTTTTGCGTTTTCGCCCCGCCAGCAAAAAATCCTGCTTTTAAGATAATAAAGTTTTTAGCCTTTAGGACCTTTAGCAATATACTGTTCAATAAGCTAAGATGTATATAGTAATTATATTAGTGTAAACAAATTAATCAGAGATGCAAGATGTTAACGCTGTAAGCTTCTGACACTTTAGGATATTTAGATCAATTAAAAAATTGAAACATttgttatatttcatttaaccAAATTTTTTAACCAActtattttattgtgtattttatacagtaaaaccttgaatTGTAAATATCTTGgtctgcaagtgttttgcaagatgagaaaaaactttttataaactttaacttgataaacaagcGAGGTCTTGCATTACGAGTAGTACATATACGCTTAGTCTGCTGATGactggttcttctctctcttgcactgcgggaTTGAAAGTAATCATCTTCCATGgtcagtgtcagtgtgtatatacatagaAAAAATGTactgaaatttatttacaaaatgagCTCTTGCCTGCTACAGGTCTCAAAAAGTTGGGACGGGGGTATGTTTAGCATGGTTTAgcatctcctcttcttttcaAAACAATTTGAAGATGTCTGGGCATTGAGGTTGTGAGTTTCTGGAGTTTTGGTGTTGGAATTTTGTCCCATTCTTGCCTGATAAGGGTTTCCAGCTGCTGAAAAGTTTGTGGGCTTCTTTgacatatttttcatttaattgacgcgccaaatgttctctatatgtgaaagatctggactaaAGGCAGGCCAATTCAGTACCCAGGCTCTTCTAGCTGAAGTATGTGGtttgcattgtcctgctgaaatgCACAAGCCCTTCTTTGAAATAGATGTTGTCTTAGACCTTTATATACCTTTTAGCATTCTTAGTGCCTTCCAAAgcatgcaagctgcccataaCGTACATACATTTATGCACCCCATACCATCACATATGCTGGCTTTTGAACTGAATGCTGATAACACCTTGGAAGGTCTCCTTCCTCTTTATCCCAGAAGACACAGTGTCCGTGATTTTCAACAAGAATGTAAAATTTGATCTTGTCTAACCATAGAACACTTTTCCACTTTAAAACTGTCCGCTTAAATGAGCCTTAGCCCACAGGACATAATGGCGCCTCTGGACCATGTTCACATACAATATGACTTCCTTTTTGCATGAGAGAGCTTTGTTTGGCATCTGCAGATGGCACAGCGGTTTGTGTGGTTATGTGGTTTCTGAAAGTATTCCTGGGCCCATTTAATAATGTCAATGACACAATCATGCCGATGAATGATGTAGTGTCTGAGGGTCCGAAGATCATGGGCTTCCAAAAAGGTCTTTGGCCTTGTCCTTTACGCACAGAGATTTCTCCAGttttttgaatattttaatgaagttatgcactgtagatgatggGATTTGCAAAGCCTTTGCAATTTGATGTTAAGGAATGTTGTTTTCAAAGAATTTTGCAGAATCTTTTTACATGCTCTTTCAGAGATTGGACAGCCTCTACTCATCTTTACTTCTGAGAGACTCTGACTCTCTAAGATATCTCTTATATCGCTAATGTTCTCCCAGCTGaattttttcaaattcaaatttttcagCCCTTTGTTCcccccaacttttttgagactAGTAGCgggcatcaaatttaaaatgagcttatttagtggataaaagtgtaaaacagttaaaatatttgttacacCTTCTATGCTCTATTGTGGAGAAAATATTGGCTCATAAGATTGGATATATATGTATGGTTTTGTAAAGTATTTTGTGTGTATTCCATGATTAATAACAAGTAttgattatttgttttgttgtttaagtACCTTCTTTTCATTGTCTAGATGAAGGTAGTAAGTAGGGTAAAGGCCCCGGTCCATTCCTCTTTTGTCGCGGGTCACTTTACATTTCACTGTGACACCCTGCTCTGCTGGCTGAAGGACAAACTCTTCCAGGTCATCAAACTCAATGACTGGTGAAGGGACTCGTTCCTCCTTTTAAAAAGTTAAGATAGAGAGAAAGTTTCATATCTGTCAAACGATTACATGCAAGGTTCATAAGATTCTCATCATAGTTGAGCCAAGTATTAAACATGTCCTTGCAACTGACAGTAGACAGAATGACAATAGGATTTTTCTCATGCTTTCATTATGTGTCATGATAGGAAGAAAAGACTGGCTGGTTATATGACAAGGTTGGATGCTTTCTTCCTTTTGTTAAAGACACAAGGCTGTTTATCTCCATTACTGCTCAAAAGTTtaagatactttttttttttagtttatacactttacaacaatactggggatttcaaaactattaaataacacatatgaaattaggtaattatgtaacaacaacaacagcaacagtcagttgttattttaagacacggaggtcagcctttctggaatagttcttgcaagaacagttttgtCAAGGGCATTTGCAAAACACAAGCACCATGGTGAAACTGGCTCCCATAAAGACCATGCAAGGaaatcaagaccaaaacttatatctgctgcagaggagaagttcatttagagttaccagcctcaaaaatcaccaattaacagcacctcagattagaggcgttatgaaggctttacagatcatgagtatCAGATACATCTCAAAATTAACTGCTCataggagattattgcatattttaaatgccTTCCGCATTGCTTTAccatgtagaaagaaataaaaatcaagaacgatcatggagttagaaagtgatcccaaacttttgagtggtagtgtaAATTAAAAGAGAAACAGCAATGGCGGGCTTTAAACATATGCATAAGGATACGTTATGAATAAAAATTGTACTAGATAAGGATTTTTAGTCAAACGATAAAAGTGACTGACCACTTtacctttttccctttttttcctttccctttttttttcttctgtattagCTCAGACCCTGAATCATCACTTTCTTCTGCTTTTGCCAGACctgataaaagaaataatgaatcCATACGCAAGTACAGTATAAGCTTATCAGAACAAACCACTACAGTGGGTATAGAAAAGGATCaccttctttaaaataatcaaattttgttgctttgcagcctaACATTaagacagtttttgttttattcagctgtatttactcagtgcTACTTTTAACACCCAAGTGTAAGatataacacaaacattttaggaaaaaaaactgaaaaaaaaaacccagaaacaCTGATTTGgaagtagcaaaaaaaaaaaaaaaatttaagtctaGGCTCTGACTGGGCCATGAAaaacattcactttttttttttttttcaaacacttTGTGGTAAGTtttgctgtgtgctttgggtcattgtcatgttggaaggtaAAGATTATTCAAATAGACAACTTTCTGGCAGAAGGCAGCAGATTTTCCTCACTAATTTGACAGTATTTTGCCCCATTCATTTACCTTCTATCCTGaccacagacacaaagacacGAGGCAAGGTCTTTAAAAAAAGCGGGTAGTTTTATTGAGtaaatagggaaaaaaaggggTTTTGAGAAGGGAGGGagaaaagaaggggaaaaaagaagtgAGGATGTGCATGTGCGGATCTGGAGGCAGTGTCCAGCTGGTAGGTAATCAGCTGGCAAGAAATATAGCGGCAGAGTGGCAGAAACGGCTTTCAGACAACGGCTCTCACAGATTCTTCAACAGCACATTCTTAAGTTTCTTTTCTGACTGGGAACGGGGGACCTTACATCAAGGCAGTGGCCTTTTCCCTTTCGGCGACTGCGTCCCTGTGACAAGTGCCATGGACCTTCTCATATGCCACTCTCCTTGCTGCTGTTGAGTGATGATGGTGGCAGGGTGGCGAAGTGAACATAGGCAAACAGCGACTTTCGCATGTTTCTAAATGGTGAGCATTGCAGTTGTGGCCAGCAGACCCCACCAAGCCCTCTTTTGGCGCAGCAACACACGTGACGACCCACGGCTCTCCTGGCTGATAAGGAGGCTCTTAACATTAAGGCAGTGGGCTTTTCCCTTTTGGCGGGTGTGTTGCAACGGCTGGCTTCTAAACGCAACTGAAAGCACCGATACAGCACCTGCGCTCCTTCTGCGGctgtctttttttcagcaatCAAACAACGATGTACAGTCCGCCCATAAGTCCCTGAGATGATTAACATCGCCTCACTAACATGCCACTTGTCACGCCTCAAGCTTTCTCTTAACTTGCGGACAGCTTTTACCAGATATCCGGATCCTGAGCTAAGGTCCACACACCACCTTTTAAAGAGGGAAGCAATCATAAAGTCCATTGATGATGCACAACTTTATTCCGAAGATCTTTTGACAGTGCCTTAGCACGATAGTTGATCGTTTG of Clarias gariepinus isolate MV-2021 ecotype Netherlands chromosome 6, CGAR_prim_01v2, whole genome shotgun sequence contains these proteins:
- the LOC128526823 gene encoding tubby-related protein 1-like isoform X2, with amino-acid sequence MSSDKPKKKKAESIPTEGSGTEAKSKKSKNRKNGDLSTESSPANQKNGDKVKKKKTEKEKESPHKEKSEPKKTAKSDPKKKKKKSLNDDKDNSDVEGDMSTPQKKIKSKSSKESSDGKEKDKDKKSKPKDEKEDKDNKGKCKTKKKEPASMFQINGDKSTTKGKKKVPKSDSEEEESKSKSKKKSSSNPGSMFQAGGEKDKEKDKDKKSKKSKSLAKAEESDDSGSELIQKKKKGKGKKGKKEERVPSPVIEFDDLEEFVLQPAEQGVTVKCKVTRDKRGMDRGLYPTYYLHLDNEKKDFLLAGRKRKKSTTSNYLISVDPTDLSRGGENYIGKLRSNLMGTKFTVFDNALHPDRALPDMSNARQELAAIIYETNVLGMKGPRRMTVIIPGMDKDGERVPIRPRSDNDGLLTRHQNRNMDNLIELRNKTPVWNEETSSHVLNFNGRVTQASVKNFQIVHNKDQDYIVMQFGRVADDAFTLDYNYPLCAVQAFAIALSSFDGKIACE
- the LOC128526823 gene encoding tubby-related protein 1-like isoform X1, with protein sequence MSSDKPKKKKAESIPTEGSGTEAKSKKSKNRKNGDLSTESSPANQKNGDKVKKKKTEKEKESPHKEKSEPKKTAKSDPKKKKKKSLNDDKDNSDVEGDMSTPQKKIKSKSSKESSDGKEKDKDKKSKPKDEKEDKDNKGKCKTKKKEPASMFQINGDKSTTKGKKKVPKSDSEEEESKSKSKKKSSSNPGSMFQAGGEKDKEKDKDKKSKKSKSLAKAEESDDSGSELIQKKKKGKGKKGKKEERVPSPVIEFDDLEEFVLQPAEQGVTVKCKVTRDKRGMDRGLYPTYYLHLDNEKKQDFLLAGRKRKKSTTSNYLISVDPTDLSRGGENYIGKLRSNLMGTKFTVFDNALHPDRALPDMSNARQELAAIIYETNVLGMKGPRRMTVIIPGMDKDGERVPIRPRSDNDGLLTRHQNRNMDNLIELRNKTPVWNEETSSHVLNFNGRVTQASVKNFQIVHNKDQDYIVMQFGRVADDAFTLDYNYPLCAVQAFAIALSSFDGKIACE